The following proteins come from a genomic window of Candidatus Francisella endociliophora:
- a CDS encoding protein kinase domain-containing protein: protein MAEENNKNKQTKQNTTAKNTTKKTSSAKAKTTTTAAKATKAKQATSKSPTAAKKTTANKTAPAKKSTTAKKPNSENTQNTGLASDVLKNQAAGKVANINKTSAKPAAKSKPAEDTKAKENAKTTKAKPQAKDPTSTKDDDKTVTIVETPKQTAAKKAPQQEQIISANNDATVTAGTSTHLSINNKDKELAQQMLQEKKVLNNRFKLEDIIGIGGMGIVYRAVDTIRQTVKPNDCSVAIKVLSQDVKKYKQAFLALQREAYKEQQLSHPNVIKVYDFNKCDDAVYKVMELVEGIHLKDWLKDNRNTGKAKSDNKEYIKKVEHIINETAKGLEYVHSQGIVHSDLKPSNIFILENEDVKVFDFGIARTIKTNNFSQKDPDASIFDPTTFAAFTPKYASFEMLTRQAPSPADDVYALGCIMYEMLSGHHPFHGKNAKDALENEMVPDKLENVDDNIQELVMSMLELKKQNRLQSMTDVLSKLNQQHLPSLGGSYDSSATYATVDSNSIIMNKPFILTISLLLGISNLYALSTWFKPKVDTHVITNPQEIEEAVQSSSPQARQVLDTTPGCESVIHQTDVNGNKCLLSFKTDDGSIYRLNMLVYPGENGNYAISKDPLNNVTVSSLGERLSDDEKANPLAIHKFSKESLQTFYIRTISLYSSIGLATPNQIISLSDNGKKMCDASSSTGDSLDFMGRDYGEAVIKGGSSFDVLSVNDDCDITSSPLSDYKGDNIVTRLVWKPAS from the coding sequence ATGGCTGAAGAGAATAATAAAAATAAGCAAACAAAGCAGAATACTACAGCTAAAAACACCACTAAAAAAACTAGCTCTGCTAAAGCAAAAACAACGACTACTGCAGCAAAGGCTACAAAAGCTAAGCAAGCAACAAGCAAAAGTCCTACAGCTGCTAAAAAAACAACAGCAAATAAAACTGCGCCTGCAAAAAAATCAACTACAGCAAAAAAGCCTAACTCAGAAAATACACAAAATACAGGGCTTGCTAGTGATGTACTCAAAAATCAGGCAGCAGGCAAAGTTGCTAACATAAACAAAACTTCAGCAAAGCCCGCAGCAAAATCTAAGCCTGCAGAAGATACTAAAGCTAAAGAAAATGCTAAAACCACAAAAGCTAAACCTCAAGCAAAAGATCCAACATCTACAAAAGATGATGATAAAACTGTAACAATCGTAGAAACACCTAAACAAACAGCTGCTAAAAAAGCTCCTCAACAAGAGCAAATAATTAGCGCAAACAATGATGCTACAGTTACAGCTGGAACTAGTACTCATCTATCTATAAATAACAAAGATAAAGAACTAGCTCAACAAATGCTACAAGAGAAGAAAGTGCTTAATAATCGTTTCAAACTTGAAGATATCATTGGTATAGGTGGTATGGGGATAGTTTATCGAGCTGTAGATACTATCCGTCAGACTGTCAAACCAAATGACTGTTCAGTTGCTATCAAGGTACTTAGTCAAGATGTTAAAAAATACAAACAAGCTTTTTTAGCGCTTCAAAGAGAAGCTTATAAAGAACAGCAGTTATCTCATCCAAATGTCATTAAGGTTTATGATTTTAACAAATGTGATGATGCAGTTTATAAGGTTATGGAGCTTGTTGAAGGTATCCACTTAAAAGACTGGCTCAAAGATAATCGCAATACAGGCAAAGCAAAATCAGACAACAAGGAATATATCAAAAAAGTAGAACATATCATCAATGAGACTGCTAAAGGTTTAGAGTATGTTCATAGTCAAGGTATAGTTCACTCAGATCTTAAGCCTTCTAATATATTCATCTTAGAAAATGAAGATGTAAAAGTATTTGATTTTGGGATTGCCAGAACTATCAAGACCAATAACTTTAGCCAAAAAGATCCTGATGCTTCTATCTTTGATCCGACAACATTTGCAGCATTTACACCAAAGTATGCAAGTTTCGAGATGCTAACAAGACAGGCTCCTTCACCAGCAGATGATGTTTATGCACTTGGTTGTATTATGTATGAGATGCTCTCAGGACACCACCCTTTCCATGGTAAAAATGCCAAAGATGCTCTAGAAAATGAGATGGTACCAGATAAGCTTGAAAACGTTGATGATAATATCCAAGAGTTGGTAATGTCGATGCTAGAGCTTAAAAAACAAAATCGTCTACAATCTATGACAGATGTTCTAAGCAAACTAAATCAACAACATCTTCCTAGTTTAGGTGGTAGCTATGATAGCTCAGCTACTTACGCAACTGTAGATTCTAACTCTATTATCATGAATAAACCTTTTATTCTAACTATTTCACTACTACTAGGAATCTCAAACTTATATGCGCTAAGCACATGGTTTAAGCCTAAAGTAGATACTCATGTGATTACCAACCCTCAAGAAATAGAAGAAGCAGTTCAAAGTAGCAGCCCACAAGCTAGACAAGTACTAGATACAACTCCAGGTTGTGAAAGCGTGATACATCAAACAGATGTTAATGGTAACAAATGTTTATTATCATTTAAGACAGATGATGGCAGTATATATCGACTAAATATGCTAGTTTACCCTGGTGAAAATGGTAATTACGCAATTTCAAAAGATCCTTTGAATAATGTAACGGTATCCTCTCTAGGAGAAAGACTATCCGATGATGAAAAAGCAAATCCACTTGCTATTCACAAATTCTCAAAAGAGAGCTTACAAACATTCTATATCCGCACAATATCGCTATATAGTAGTATTGGATTAGCAACGCCAAATCAGATAATCTCACTATCTGATAATGGTAAAAAAATGTGTGATGCTAGCTCTTCTACAGGTGATAGCCTAGACTTTATGGGTAGAGACTATGGTGAGGCTGTAATTAAAGGCGGCAGTAGTTTTGATGTACTATCAGTTAATGATGACTGTGATATCACATCATCACCTCTATCTGACTACAAAGGTGATAATATTGTTACAAGACTTGTTTGGAAGCCAGCAAGCTAA
- a CDS encoding alpha/beta hydrolase: MNQSDNHKQQLEIHISQLACLYYLYTLSHLFKHHQNTISLKPENWQKIKDKQDNTETINTVETTINHLVINVFEPPMMINLREDYYFAYYKHHIQRLVRKNFKTDADYIGFIGGKTLDQLDTGELDNIKQSDKLKIESYQQEYSKLIQRYKALLPFFDDPKEFKPQIFYTALNDGWSEFTWDDYLIALAKSQHKLLTRQEPGTDIKPNLTFFIHGYNVPVEQKGDKAGSFVGYPQALEYADSQYDVTSNKVIYDYDWYDPRYWYKDNILKMKDQKASILPTDEDSIQYNEERNPTDGASGWNLIMEASLNKAADWDEKDLNKYNRIVQVAWQGNPASDADYIAAVPMSEFAGEQLAQLVDKLQGEGIEVNIMAHSLGNAVIMNTLKNVGQPINRAICWEPAIANNCFDNDDSNTKRVQKFGNKYIEIKHVEKNGKDSLNAELVSYNQNYNISYNYAAAKDKAEKFTIAYSNCDNILGPVPYVPNLFDKNEDISKLTNADIANRLAPYVINSMYVGILGTINDKLGTDIRALGNSGDIVRQISSLKTNDKSAGAAFGIISTMVYALESLADNALGQDYKVLNSIYSLANRFVYPFNYFLEGNIEKRFNDFYKQWAAQYDNFYYNNKDWDISADWEEQRDNLIDAMAKGSNTNNNIYTVFERLIDYVYSFAGGYTYKDMPKNILDNTLETVNGIYNVGSNLTKTMADTVTLDFENAQKQLTESFWNSLGVGFSASSIVSGPVIKEVSSSIKSYFAGNKTVIDELHKHKKLVVTTMLTVLLTKEARPADALGYDGASKKIVDEMGGKLSQTDQSIETAKLDDKAKYKYPCLYIDENNDPQLVTYSQLLKLPEALQVTSKSLLCVDHSAMKIPSKEMMDYVYKGYLLSGGDGSLKYFGNYKIG; encoded by the coding sequence TTGAACCAATCAGATAACCATAAACAACAACTTGAAATACACATTTCACAACTAGCTTGTTTATACTATCTGTATACCCTTTCACACCTTTTCAAACACCACCAAAACACAATATCACTTAAACCAGAAAACTGGCAAAAGATCAAAGATAAGCAAGATAACACAGAAACTATCAATACTGTTGAAACTACTATCAATCATTTAGTTATCAATGTCTTTGAACCTCCAATGATGATTAATCTTAGAGAGGATTATTATTTTGCATATTATAAACATCATATTCAAAGGTTAGTTAGAAAGAACTTCAAAACTGATGCTGATTATATAGGCTTTATAGGTGGTAAAACACTTGACCAGCTAGACACTGGTGAATTAGATAACATCAAGCAATCTGATAAATTAAAGATTGAAAGCTATCAGCAAGAATATTCTAAGCTGATTCAAAGATATAAAGCCCTACTACCTTTCTTTGATGATCCTAAAGAATTTAAGCCACAAATATTCTATACTGCTTTAAATGATGGCTGGAGTGAATTTACTTGGGATGATTATCTTATCGCTCTTGCAAAAAGTCAGCATAAGCTACTTACAAGACAAGAGCCAGGTACTGATATTAAACCTAACCTGACTTTCTTTATTCATGGCTATAATGTCCCTGTTGAACAAAAGGGAGATAAAGCAGGTAGCTTTGTTGGTTACCCTCAAGCTTTAGAGTATGCCGATAGTCAATACGATGTCACTTCAAATAAAGTTATTTATGACTATGATTGGTATGATCCAAGATATTGGTACAAGGATAATATCCTTAAAATGAAAGATCAAAAAGCTAGTATCTTGCCTACTGATGAAGATAGTATTCAATATAATGAAGAAAGAAACCCTACTGATGGAGCTAGTGGCTGGAATCTAATTATGGAGGCTAGTTTAAACAAGGCTGCTGATTGGGATGAGAAAGATCTTAATAAATATAACCGTATTGTTCAGGTAGCTTGGCAAGGTAACCCTGCTAGTGATGCTGATTATATTGCGGCTGTGCCTATGAGTGAATTTGCTGGTGAGCAGTTGGCTCAGCTAGTAGATAAACTTCAAGGTGAAGGTATCGAAGTTAATATTATGGCGCACTCTTTAGGTAATGCTGTAATTATGAATACTTTAAAAAATGTTGGACAACCTATCAATAGAGCTATTTGTTGGGAACCTGCTATTGCTAATAACTGCTTTGATAATGATGATAGTAATACTAAACGCGTACAGAAGTTTGGTAATAAATACATTGAAATAAAACATGTAGAAAAAAATGGAAAAGATAGCCTAAACGCTGAATTAGTTAGCTATAACCAAAACTACAATATCAGCTACAACTATGCAGCAGCTAAAGATAAAGCTGAGAAGTTCACAATAGCATATAGTAACTGTGATAATATTCTCGGTCCTGTTCCGTATGTGCCGAATCTATTTGATAAGAATGAAGATATCTCTAAACTAACTAATGCAGATATTGCAAATAGATTAGCTCCGTATGTTATTAACAGTATGTATGTTGGTATACTTGGTACTATCAATGATAAGTTAGGTACTGATATTCGAGCTTTGGGTAATAGTGGTGATATCGTACGTCAGATCAGTAGCTTAAAGACGAATGATAAAAGTGCTGGTGCTGCCTTTGGTATTATAAGTACTATGGTGTATGCACTAGAGAGCTTAGCTGATAATGCTCTGGGACAAGATTATAAAGTACTTAATTCTATATACTCATTAGCAAATAGATTTGTTTATCCATTTAACTATTTCTTAGAGGGAAATATTGAGAAGCGATTTAATGATTTCTATAAGCAATGGGCAGCTCAGTATGACAACTTCTATTATAATAATAAGGATTGGGATATATCTGCTGATTGGGAAGAGCAAAGAGACAACTTAATAGATGCGATGGCAAAAGGTAGTAATACCAATAATAATATTTATACAGTCTTTGAAAGATTGATTGATTATGTCTACTCTTTTGCCGGTGGTTATACTTATAAAGATATGCCAAAGAATATCCTTGATAATACTTTAGAGACTGTAAACGGTATCTACAATGTTGGTAGTAATCTAACCAAAACAATGGCTGATACTGTTACACTTGACTTTGAAAATGCTCAAAAACAGCTAACTGAGTCGTTTTGGAATAGTTTGGGTGTTGGCTTTAGTGCTAGTAGTATTGTTTCTGGTCCTGTTATTAAAGAAGTATCTTCAAGTATTAAGAGCTACTTTGCTGGTAATAAGACTGTGATTGATGAGCTACATAAGCATAAGAAACTAGTGGTAACTACTATGCTAACTGTATTACTTACTAAAGAAGCTAGACCTGCTGATGCGTTGGGGTATGATGGAGCTAGTAAAAAAATCGTTGATGAAATGGGCGGTAAGCTATCACAAACAGATCAGTCGATTGAAACAGCTAAATTAGATGATAAAGCTAAATATAAATATCCTTGCCTATATATAGATGAAAACAATGACCCGCAACTTGTAACATATAGTCAATTACTAAAGTTACCAGAAGCATTGCAAGTTACATCAAAGTCACTACTATGTGTAGACCATTCAGCCATGAAAATACCATCAAAGGAAATGATGGATTATGTTTATAAAGGTTATCTACTTAGTGGTGGTGACGGTAGTTTGAAATACTTTGGGAATTATAAAATAGGGTAA
- the tssH gene encoding type VI secretion system ATPase TssH codes for MSVLVELKTLVKQLNKKLTVSLESAVGLCMSQGNYEITLEHWLIKILSDEQATDISEILDNYDISTQDIIRELQMNLRDFETGNSGKPLFSPLLLEVIQDAWTIGSLQFDAQSIRSGYILLALLNKKALLSQLNLLDSLKIISKNKVVEEFDNFVAASSEKNETKKAKASNKSVDNEESAIAKYCEDLTQKALDGNIDPVFGRETELDQMLDIFCRRRKNNPILVGEPGVGKTAVVEGLALRIAEDDVPEVLKNTRILSLDITLLEAGASVKGEFEKRLTAVIDEIKASEVPLIVFIDEAHRLVGSGGQAGNDAANILKPALSRGELRTVAATTWKEYKQYFEKDPALTRRFQLVKLDAPNDDMTVTILRGLKSKYTQNHGVVIRDDALKMAVGLSSKYITGKNQPDKAIDLIDTCAARVKVSMSASPSVINHAIKDIGVYERELEGLTEDKARGVEIDETCIEELKTKINALNDEIKVNQQQWLKEKEIIEKLQKVQDEILANTDEEKSVELIEQRSALTDELEQVQEDAPMVFFEVSPDTVAKVVSDWTGVPLGKVLRDESQSLLSLDETLCKRIKGQNQAMHQVAQHLKMSKAGLKAPEQPMGVFLLVGPSGAGKTETALTVADTIFGGESSMCTINMGEYQERHTISRLIGSPPGYVGFGEGGVLTEAVRQRPYSVVLLDEVEKASLDVMNLFYQVFDKGSLTDGEGKEIDFSNTVIFLTSNLATHEITEITTVDPEISMQDLVAKIRPTLSNWFKPALLARTTIIPYFILTTEALKEIAMLKLNKFAKQLRKTNNLELTYSDNVLENIANRCKEVETGARNIDMILKANVMPKLSEKLLLAMCDDAQIESIHIDTDDNSEFVYEIKFNQ; via the coding sequence ATGTCAGTTTTAGTAGAACTCAAAACTTTAGTTAAGCAATTAAATAAAAAACTTACAGTATCATTAGAATCCGCTGTAGGATTATGTATGTCTCAAGGAAATTATGAGATTACACTAGAGCACTGGTTAATCAAGATACTTTCTGATGAACAAGCTACTGATATTAGTGAGATATTAGACAACTATGATATATCAACTCAAGATATAATCAGAGAGCTACAAATGAATCTTAGAGATTTTGAAACTGGCAACTCTGGTAAGCCACTTTTCTCGCCACTGCTTTTAGAAGTAATTCAAGATGCTTGGACTATAGGCTCACTTCAGTTTGATGCTCAGAGTATTCGCTCAGGTTATATCCTACTAGCATTACTTAATAAAAAAGCCCTACTATCTCAGCTTAACCTTTTAGATTCACTAAAAATAATCTCTAAAAATAAAGTAGTTGAAGAATTTGATAACTTCGTTGCTGCCAGCTCAGAGAAAAATGAAACCAAAAAAGCAAAAGCAAGCAACAAATCAGTAGATAATGAAGAATCTGCAATAGCAAAATACTGTGAAGATCTAACTCAAAAAGCTCTGGATGGCAATATAGATCCAGTATTTGGTAGAGAGACAGAGCTAGATCAGATGTTAGATATATTCTGTCGTCGTCGCAAAAACAACCCTATACTAGTTGGTGAACCAGGTGTTGGTAAAACAGCAGTTGTAGAAGGATTAGCTCTTAGAATTGCAGAAGATGATGTTCCAGAGGTTCTAAAAAATACAAGAATTTTATCTCTAGATATTACACTTCTAGAGGCTGGCGCGAGTGTCAAAGGTGAGTTTGAGAAGCGTCTAACAGCTGTAATTGATGAAATCAAAGCATCTGAAGTACCTCTTATAGTATTTATTGATGAGGCACATCGTTTAGTAGGCTCTGGCGGCCAAGCAGGTAATGATGCTGCCAATATTCTCAAGCCAGCTCTATCTAGAGGTGAGCTAAGAACTGTAGCAGCTACTACATGGAAAGAGTACAAACAGTATTTTGAAAAAGACCCTGCTCTTACGCGTAGATTCCAGCTAGTTAAGCTTGATGCTCCAAATGATGATATGACTGTAACTATCCTTAGAGGTCTAAAATCAAAGTATACACAAAATCATGGCGTAGTAATCCGTGATGATGCTTTAAAAATGGCTGTTGGATTATCATCTAAATATATAACAGGAAAAAATCAACCAGATAAAGCTATTGACCTAATTGATACATGTGCAGCTAGAGTAAAAGTCTCTATGAGCGCTAGCCCAAGTGTTATAAACCATGCAATCAAAGATATTGGTGTTTATGAAAGAGAGCTTGAGGGTCTAACAGAAGACAAGGCACGTGGTGTTGAAATTGATGAAACTTGCATTGAAGAGCTAAAAACAAAAATCAATGCTCTAAATGATGAAATCAAAGTAAATCAACAGCAATGGTTAAAAGAAAAAGAAATTATAGAAAAACTACAAAAAGTCCAAGATGAAATTTTAGCAAATACAGATGAAGAAAAATCTGTAGAACTTATAGAGCAAAGATCTGCTCTAACAGATGAGTTAGAACAAGTTCAAGAAGATGCTCCTATGGTATTTTTTGAAGTATCCCCTGATACTGTTGCAAAAGTTGTTTCAGATTGGACAGGTGTACCTCTTGGTAAAGTACTAAGAGATGAGTCTCAAAGTCTACTTAGCCTCGATGAAACATTATGCAAGCGTATAAAAGGTCAAAATCAAGCTATGCACCAAGTTGCTCAACATCTTAAAATGTCAAAAGCTGGCTTAAAAGCTCCTGAGCAACCTATGGGAGTCTTCTTACTAGTAGGTCCAAGTGGTGCTGGTAAGACAGAAACAGCTCTTACAGTAGCTGATACTATATTTGGTGGCGAAAGCTCTATGTGTACAATCAACATGGGAGAGTACCAAGAGAGACATACTATTAGTCGTCTAATTGGTTCGCCTCCAGGTTATGTAGGTTTTGGTGAAGGTGGTGTTCTGACAGAAGCCGTCCGTCAAAGACCATATAGCGTAGTTCTTTTAGATGAAGTTGAGAAAGCCTCTCTAGATGTTATGAATCTTTTCTATCAAGTATTTGATAAAGGATCTCTAACTGATGGTGAAGGCAAAGAAATTGACTTTAGTAATACTGTTATTTTTCTAACAAGTAACCTTGCTACACATGAGATCACAGAGATAACTACAGTCGATCCAGAAATTTCTATGCAAGACTTAGTAGCTAAAATCAGACCTACTCTAAGCAACTGGTTTAAGCCTGCCCTTCTAGCTAGGACGACTATTATACCTTACTTCATATTGACTACAGAAGCTCTCAAAGAAATTGCTATGCTTAAGCTTAACAAGTTTGCTAAGCAGCTTAGAAAGACAAATAACCTTGAGCTTACATATAGTGATAATGTTTTAGAAAATATCGCAAACAGATGTAAAGAGGTTGAAACTGGTGCTAGAAACATTGATATGATTCTGAAAGCTAATGTAATGCCAAAACTTTCTGAGAAGCTATTACTTGCTATGTGTGATGATGCTCAAATAGAGTCTATCCACATAGATACTGATGATAATAGTGAATTTGTATATGAAATTAAATTTAATCAATAA